DNA sequence from the Mustela erminea isolate mMusErm1 chromosome 15, mMusErm1.Pri, whole genome shotgun sequence genome:
AGTCAGGCAggcaagggagaggaagactggGAGTAGGATCTGGGTTAAGCCAGATTCTGGTGTCAGCCTTGGGCACTATTATGTATTTAACTTGTCGTCCTTCAGTGGACACTTCTGTTTCCAATTATTCCTCCTTATAAGTAATTCCTAGTAAATATccatgtttatccattcatcaaaatctctgattatttccttggtATGATGTTACAGGAGTAGAACTACAGGTTAGAGGTATcatggcttttatatctcttcatACACATTACTAAGCTCCTTTCCAAGAAAAGTCTTCCAGTGCATGCTACCACACAGAGCATGAGCCATGGGCATCCCCATTTCGGACACACTCTTAGTCATCCCATCTTTAGGACTTACTGAGTCTCAGCAACTACCAGAGTACCAGCTAAGTATGTGGATGGTGACACATCGTGTTTCTCTAGGTTACAATCAGAGGTCATGATGGAAATTGAAGGCTATCTATCTGAAAGTGTTTTGCAGCACCCAGACCTAAAGAACCTAAAGAACTCTGGAGAGGCTGAGCCAGCAAAGAAGAGTAGCAAGATGCCACAGGCACCTGCCCTATCCTCCTCATCTGATTTACtagttgcataaatatttacctaGCCCCATGTTTCTCAACAGGTGCAAAATGGGCATTTGGGGAGGGCTGGGTCTTTACTgtgaaaaatttccttttttgcctCCCTGGCCCTGCAGGGAAATGGTAGCAACACTTTCAGCCGCTGTGAGAAGCGAACCCTCCTCATGGTGTTATGGGCTACCAGGCTTATGGGGAGAACCTATCAGGCATGTTGCTTTGACTCCTTTTCAGCACATTGTGTTGTGCTCAACAAGACTGGGAAGGTAGCAGGAAGAAGTattaagtatttaagtattaagtatttaCCCCACGCCGATCTTTTCTTagaggtttccagaaatgcaCTACAGACATCAAGGAGGAAAGGTTACGCATGCAAACCCCAAACTCAAAACTAGAGTAAAGGAAAAAGTTCACAAGAAGTGAAAGTGGTTAAAGGTGGTTTCCTATAGAAACTCAGAAGGCTGTGGTTGTCTAGGGACAGCAAGGAGAGAGGATGTTAGAAGGTGTGGGAGGATGGAAAGAACCTCCTGGAATGTAAAGGGAGCAAGAGCCATTAAGCCAGGGCCATGATAAGggggaagagaaaacacagggcCCCTGTGTTAGCCTGAGTTGGCCACTcttgaagagagagaggaggtaagtGACAGGTCAATAGGCCAGTCCCTGGATTGGGGCCAAGTTTCAAGTTGAAGAGCTAGCACGTGCAAAGGCCTAACCGCAGAGTCCCAGGGACCACAGGAAGTTTGGTATCACTAGTGTTTGTTCAGGGACTGAAGGATGGTCCACACTATGCAAGCCTTTTGTCTTATGCCCCAgaggagaatctccagcagattgaAGGGAGGGGCCGGGGCTAGGGGCAGAGATGCCAGTTAGGGACCCCATGACTGTCTAAGGAGGAGCTGGGTTGAGGAGAAGCAGGATGTAACCTAGTATGTAATACCTGACATTCCTTCATGGAAGAGTGCGTTGTTTCACGTTCAGTAATTAagtttctaaattaaaatattttacctgcCAAGAACATGCCAAATAGAACAGATACGTCACAATATAGGACAAGGAGGCTGGTGGGATATGTGAAtggtaatatttttctaaagacctCAAATGACCAAAACAAAGGCTTGAAAGTTTATTCTAGGAGAGGGTTAACAGTTGTCTTTTCTTTAGATCATGGtgaataaagttttgttttgtttatctgcCTCTGAACCAATTcataaaagttaatatttttaaacattttaaaattcaagaagagAAGAGTGTTTTTAAGGCTGCCGGAATTTGTACATACACTTAGAGCTTGGGCCGCTTTCCTTAGCGAAAAATGAGAGAACAGAGCTCTTTTGGCTTTAGCTGGAAACATTTGGCCTGTTTGAACAGTAGCGACAGGGAGGACACCTTGTAATCTTGGTCCCCTGTGTCTGCGGAACACTGCTACCTTCCCAGAGGCCGCCTGCAGGCCCTCCCTCCACCTAGGATGCAGCTCACCGCACCCAAAAAAATGACCATCGTCCCATCTTACAGACGGAGATACAGGCTCCTGCCTGGGGACGTGCAGTGAGTTAACCATGCATGGAACATTtgcaaagtgaaaaagaaaggaaataataggtAGTAGGTTAATGTGTGGTAGAAGTTATGAATTCATCAGGGGGAGAGTTGCTGTAatctcacagaaacagaaagggcGAGGTTAGTAAAGGACCCAAGCTGTGTACCCCACAGCACCAGAGCTGCCTTGGAGACTGGGCCCTGGAAGAGAGCAGGATGGGGAGTTAGAAGCCAGGGGAGAGTTATTTTCTCCTCAGGCAAGTTATCTCCCTTTGGAGCTCTAGTTTCCTCATCGCTGAAGGAAGGGCTTAAGTCGCTCTTGGGCATCTCCTTGGTGTCACCGCTTGTGTCCTGTAACAGTAGTTCCGTGTTATGCGGACACTGAGGGCGTTTCTGTAACCCTGCTCAGCGCGATGGTggatgcacacgcacacgcacactcGTGCTGTAGAAAGCTCTGCAGCGCCTCCCTGGTTTGGAAGTGGGACTACAGCTCCCCCAGCAGCGATATTCCAGCGCCATCTGCCGAGGCCTGCCCCTAGGGGTGTTTGGACCCTACAGCTTGCCAACCTTAGGCTTCCTATTAACCAGCGATGTTCCCTTGCAGGTTAGCACTCTGAAGCAATGGGCGACTGGAGCTTTCTGGGGAGACTATTAGAGAACGCACAGGAGCACTCCACGGTCATTGGCAAGGTTTGGCTGACGGTCCTGTTCATCTTCAGGATCCTGGTACTGGGCGCCGCAGCCGAGGAGGTGTGGGGAGACGAGCAGTCGGACTTCATGTGCAACACGCAGCAGCCCGGCTGCGAGAACGTCTGCTACGACAAAGCCTTCCCCATCTCCCACATCCGCTTCTGGGTGCTGCAGATCATCTTTGTGTCCACGCCCACCCTCATCTACCTGGGCCATGTGCTGCACATCGTGCgcatggaagagaagaagaaagagcggGAGGAAGAGCTGCTGAAGAGCGACGGGCCGGCTGCACGCTGTGGGTCGGGCAGCCACAGCCAGAAGGACAAACCACCGGTGAGGGATGACCGGGGCAAGATCCGAATCGCCGGGGCCCTGCTCCGGACCTACGTCTTCAACATCATCTTTAAGACACTGTTCGAAGTGGGCTTCATTGCTGGGCAGTACTTTCTGTACGGCTTTGAGCTGAAGCCACTGTACCGCTGTGACCGGTGGCCCTGCCCCAACACGGTGGACTGCTTCATCTCCAGGCCCACGGAGAAGACCATATTCATCATCTTCATGCTGGCAGTGGCCTGCGTGTCCCTCTTACTCAACATGCTGGAGATCTACCACCTGGGCTGGAAGAAGCTTAAACAAGGGATGACCAACTATCGCTCAGACACCCCTGAATCCAGGGTAGGGGCCACAAAACCTGGGGGTGTAAGCCcactccttcttccctcccactcGGCCCCGCCCACGGTTACCATCGGATTCCCACCTTACTATGCTCACTCTGCCTCTTCTCTGGGACAGGCCACGGGGACGGGCTACCCCGGGGCCCCTCCACCAGCAACAGACTTTGACATGGCAGCCCTGTCCGAGGCCCCTGGGAAGGACCACCCTGCCAAGTTCTACAACGGCAACCACCACCTGCTAATGACAGAGCAGAACTGGGCCAACCAGGAGGCTGAGCAGCAGACTTCTGCTAGGAAGGCCTCCCTTCCAGCTTCGGGTTCTGCATCCCTGAGCCCTACAGGCAGCACCAAGGAGCTCCCTCAGGAGGGTGGTGTGGGAAGCAGTGCACCTGGCCTGTTGGAGAATGGGAACGGCAGCAGCTTGGGAGAGAGCAAATTGGAAGTGACTCCCGATGACGGGGAGGAGCAGCCAGTGACCACCGCAGTGGAGATGCACGTGCCTCCCTTGCTCCCAGCAGACCCCGGACGATCAAGCAAGGCTAGTAAATCCAGTGGCGGTCGGGCCAGACCCAATGACTTGGCCATCTAGTGGTGGTCTCTCCAGACAGCGTTATAATAACCTCTTTTCTagcaaccaaaaacaaaagagcagTTCCAGTCTGCAGGTAGAGAAAGCCTGGAGTGAGAGAGCACtggagtggaggaaggggagatcAACCGGAAGAGAGCAGGTTTCTGTGTGTCCATGCTTGCTGTTCTTAACACTGTGAGGTAGAGCGGGGAGAACGTCCACGTTTGCTGAGATGGGGAGGTAGGGGCAAAGTGGGTGCAGGGGCTGTTGACCTTTAAAGATATTCCCAACAACCCAAGAGTCCAGCAACCTGGGCCACCTTTGCAGGTGCTGCTGCCCAGCCTTGGGCTCCTGCTGTCTCTGTGGGTAACTGTTCTGCTGTGGTAAAGCAACAGGTGTCTGCAGTCACTTCAGCTCGGGGCAATTAGGTTTTCCATTCCTATTCTCTCCAGAGCCCCTGGGCTGCCCGGAAAGTTGTAGACACACTTAGCACTATCTCTGTTTGATACCTTGAACTTCATTTGGGATATTTGCCAAACTGCactaaaaaaagatttagagCAAGTCCATATAGTGTCATTTGAGTTTCTGAAATTGCCTGTGAAGCCCAGGATATCAAACTGTATGCTTCGTGACAAGTGACAATGAGCAGCTACCCTCCAGAGGCAGAGTCAGTGCAGGCGAGAGCCACAGAGGTTGGTGGTAAGAAAGCAGGGAA
Encoded proteins:
- the GJA3 gene encoding gap junction alpha-3 protein isoform X1, with protein sequence MGDWSFLGRLLENAQEHSTVIGKVWLTVLFIFRILVLGAAAEEVWGDEQSDFMCNTQQPGCENVCYDKAFPISHIRFWVLQIIFVSTPTLIYLGHVLHIVRMEEKKKEREEELLKSDGPAARCGSGSHSQKDKPPVRDDRGKIRIAGALLRTYVFNIIFKTLFEVGFIAGQYFLYGFELKPLYRCDRWPCPNTVDCFISRPTEKTIFIIFMLAVACVSLLLNMLEIYHLGWKKLKQGMTNYRSDTPESRVGATKPGGVSPLLLPSHSAPPTVTIGFPPYYAHSASSLGQATGTGYPGAPPPATDFDMAALSEAPGKDHPAKFYNGNHHLLMTEQNWANQEAEQQTSARKASLPASGSASLSPTGSTKELPQEGGVGSSAPGLLENGNGSSLGESKLEVTPDDGEEQPVTTAVEMHVPPLLPADPGRSSKASKSSGGRARPNDLAI
- the GJA3 gene encoding gap junction alpha-3 protein isoform X2; this translates as MGDWSFLGRLLENAQEHSTVIGKVWLTVLFIFRILVLGAAAEEVWGDEQSDFMCNTQQPGCENVCYDKAFPISHIRFWVLQIIFVSTPTLIYLGHVLHIVRMEEKKKEREEELLKSDGPAARCGSGSHSQKDKPPVRDDRGKIRIAGALLRTYVFNIIFKTLFEVGFIAGQYFLYGFELKPLYRCDRWPCPNTVDCFISRPTEKTIFIIFMLAVACVSLLLNMLEIYHLGWKKLKQGMTNYRSDTPESRVGATKPGGVSPLLLPSHSAPPTVTIGFPPYYAHSASSLGQATGTGYPGAPPPATDFDMAALSEAPGKDHPAKFYNGNHHLLMTEQNWANQEAEQQTSARKASLPASGSASLSPTGSTKELPQEGGVGSSAPGLLENGNGSSLGESKLEVTPDDGEEQPVTTAVEMHVPPLLPADPGRSSKAS